One window from the genome of Salvia miltiorrhiza cultivar Shanhuang (shh) chromosome 7, IMPLAD_Smil_shh, whole genome shotgun sequence encodes:
- the LOC130994046 gene encoding uncharacterized protein LOC130994046, which produces MEDAPRGRDAEKWVRAVERIFSYIHCEDEDKVTCAAYQLVDEADFWWESVRRTITEKQWEIFTWEYFKNELYEKYIPGCYRQKKQNEFWNLKQGAGTVTEYGRAFNQLSRFAPLLVDTDEKRAKKFRNGLRHEISISLASQGGLTYAQTLSRALTIES; this is translated from the exons ATGGAAGATGCACCAAGAggacgcg ACGCCGAGAAATGGGTCAGGGCAGTGGAGCGAATCTTCAGCTACATCCATTGCGAAGATGAGGATAAAGTAACTTGTGCAGCCTACCAATTGGTAGacgaagccgacttctggtgggagtCGGTGAGGCGCACAATAACTGAGAAACAGTGGGAAATTTTCACTTGGGAATATTTTAAGAATGAGTTGTATGAGAAGTACATACCGGgatgctatagacagaagaaacagaacgagTTCTGGAACTTGAAGCAAGGGGCTGGGACGGTGACTGAGTATGGCAGGGCTTTTAACCAGCTGTCAAGATTTGCTCCACTCTtagtggatactgatgagaagcgCGCAAAGAAATTCAGGAACGGACTGCGCCACGAGATCTCGATCTCCCTAGCAAGTCAGGGAGGTCTCACTTATGCACAAACACTGAGCAGGGCTCTCACCATTGAGTCATAG